ATATCCGTAGGCGATAAGATGGCGGGCCGACACGGCAACAAGGGTGTTATTTCAAGAATTTTGCCCGAAGAAGATATGCCCTTTTTGCCTGATGGGACACCTGTAGAAATAGTGTTAAACCCTTTGGGCGTGCCCTCCCGGATGAATATCGGTCAGGTTTTGGAGTGCCACTTGGGTTGGGCTGCCAAGACGCTGGGTATTCGCGTAGCTACCCCTGTTTTTGACGGCGCTGATGAAGAGGATATCAGAGAAACCCTTGAAAAGGCAGGCCTGCCCGCGAGCGGCAAGAGCATTCTATATGACGGTAGGACCGGTGAGCCCTTTGACAATGAGGTTACGGTAGGTATCATGTACATGCTGAAATTAGCCCACCTGGTTGATGATAAGATCCATGCCCGCTCAACAGGACCATACTCCCTGGTAACCCAGCAGCCGCTGGGTGGTAAAGCCCAGTTCGGTGGACAACGTTTCGGGGAAATGGAGGTTTGGGCTTTGGAAGCCTACGGCGCCTCTTATACTTTGCAAGAAATCCTCACCGTCAAATCCGACGACGTTGTTGGACGGGTGAAAACTTACGAGGCAATTGTTAAAGGCGAAAACGTGCCTGAGCCGGGTGTGCCTGAATCCTTTAAAGTGTTGATAAAAGAACTGCAAAGCCTGGGCCTTGATGTGAAGGTCCTCTCCGAAGAAGATCAGGAGATTGAAATCAGAGAAGAAGATGATGATGTCAGTGAAACGGCAAAAGAGCTGGGGCTGGACATCCATGGAGATGAGGAGGAAGGCGATAAGCCACGCTTAGGCAGGATTTTACAAGGTGGTGCTCTTGCCGAAGAAGATGCCGAGGATGAAGAGCTGGATGAAGAAGATCTGGACTTGGAGCTGGATGTTCCGGGAAACGATGAGCAGGAAGACTACGGGGGCAGTGACTTGGACGAAGAAGATCCCGACGAGTATGATTACTAGGACCTGTTTCTATTTACCGGCATAGACGGGGAGCAACTGTTCTCTGCTGGGTTAGCCTTACGATGACCGACTAACTGAGATGAAAGGGAGTGGTCTTTGTTGGATGTTAACAACTTTGACCGTATGCGGATAGGATTGGCCTCACCGGAACAAATTCGTGCCTGGTCAAGCGGGGAGGTTAAGAAGCCTGAAACTATAAACTACCGCACGCTTAAGCCTGAAAGGGACGGCTTGTTCTGTGAACGCATTTTCGGGCCTACCCGGGACTGGGAATGTCACTGCGGTAAGTATAAGCGGGTTAGGTATAAAGGAATAGTCTGTGACCGGTGCGGAGTGGAAGTCACCCGTTCCAAAGTGCGGCGGGAAAGGCTGGGACATATTGAACTGGCAGCGCCAGTTTCCCATATTTGGTATTTTAAAGGCATTCCCAGTCGGATGGGACTGCTGTTGGATATTTCGCCCCGTTCCCTGGAAAAAGTCTTATACTTTGTTTCTTATATAGTCACCGATCCCGGTGACACCCCTCTAATGAAAAAACAGCTTTTGACTGAAACGGAATACAGGGAGTATAGGGATAAATACGGCAATAAGTTCCAGGCGGGAATGGGCGCTGAAGCCATTAAGAAGTTGCTGGAAGAAATGGATTTGGACGAATTAGCCCAGGAATTAAGGGCGGAGCTCAGGGAGAGCAGTGGTCAGCGCAAAGTTAGGGCCATCCGCCGCCTGGAAGTTGTGGAGGCCTTTAAAAATTCCGGCAACAGGCCCGAGTGGATGATCCTGGATGTGATTCCGGTAATCCCGCCTGAATTAAGACCCATGGTGCAGTTGGACGGAGGCCGCTTTGCCACCTCCGATTTAAACGATTTGTACCGGCGGGTTATCAACAGGAACAACCGTTTGAAAAGGCTCCTGGATTTAGGGGCTCCCGATATAATTGTACGCAATGAGAAGCGGATGCTGCAGGAAGCTGTTGATGCTTTAATTGACAACGGCAGAAGGGGTAGGCCGGTAACAGGGCCGGGCAACCGTCCGCTGAAATCCTTAAGCGATATGCTTAAAGGTAAACAAGGGCGTTTCAGACAGAACCTCTTGGGTAAAAGGGTAGACTACTCAGGCCGTTCCGTTATTGTGGTAGGGCCGGAGTTGAAAATGCACCAATGTGGTTTGCCGAAAGAGATGGCTTTGGAACTGTTTAAGCCTTTCGTAATGAAACGGTTGGTAGACGAAGGGTATGCTCACAATATTAAAAGTGCTAAGCGGATGGTGGAAAGGGTAAGAAACGAAGTCTGGGATGTCCTGGAAGAAGTTATTAAGGAACACCCGGTGCTGTTAAACAGGGCGCCTACTTTGCACCGTCTTGGTATTCAAGCTTTTGAACCGGTGCTGGTCGAAGGTCGGGCTTTACAGATTCACCCGTTGGTGTGTACGGCGTACAATGCTGACTTTGACGGTGACCAGATGGCTGTACACGTGCCATTGTCGGCAGAAGCCCAGGCAGAAGCAAGGCTTCTGATGTTGTCCTCCTACAATATTCTCAACCCGAAAGACGGCCGTCCGGTAGCATCGCCTACCCAGGATATGGTGCTGGGTTCCTACTACCTGACCATTGTCAAAAAGGGAGCTAAAGGGGAAGGCAAGGTATTTAAAGATTACAATGAGGCTTACTTGGCTTATACCTCGGGTGCTGTTGACCTGCACGCCACGATCAAGGTCAGGGAAAAAGGCGAGTATTTGGAGACTACTGTAGGCAGGCTGATCTTTAATAAAGAAGTGCCAATTCCCGAAGAGCTGGGCTTTTACAACCAGGAGATTGGCAAGAAACAGCTGGGCGAAATTGTAGCCCGCTGCTACCAAAAGCTTGGCAATGCCGCTACGGCAAGACTTCTTGATGGTATCAAAAAATTAGGCTTCCATTATTCAACCAAGGCGGGAATAACTATTGGTGTCACCGATATCCAGGTGCCCGAAGCCAAAAAGACTATTCTGGAAGAAACTGAAAACCAGGTAGAAAAAATAGAACAGCAGTACCGCAGAGGTCTGATTACAGAAGAGGAACGCTATCAGAAAGTTACCGGCCTTTGGAGTCAAGCCACCGATGAAATCACCAAAGCATTGATGAATACTTTGGATAAGTTTAACCCGGTGTTTATGATGGCTAATTCAGGGGCCCGGGGTAATGTACAGCAGATCCGCCAGCTGGCAGGAATGAGGGGACTTATGGCTGATCCCTCCGGTCGCATCATCGACTTGCCTATCAAAGCTAACTTCCGAGAAGGACTGACTGTGCTGGAATACTTCATTTCCACCCACGGCGCCAGAAAAGGTCTCGCTGACACCGCCTTAAGGACTGCTGACTCCGGATACCTGACCCGCCGCTTGGTTGACGTGGCCCAGGATGTAATCGTCAGGGAAGAAGACTGCGGCACAACTAACGGCATAGTGGTGGAAGAAATCAAAGAAGGAAATGAAATTATCGAAAAGCTGGAAGAGAGGCTGGCCGGTCGGTATGCTCTGGAAGACATTGTGGACCCGCAGACAGGCGAAGTAATTGTAGCTAAGGATACGGAAATCAGCGATGACAAGGCTAAGCAAATAGTGAGTGCCGGCATTAAACAGGTCAAAATCCGCTCCGTTACAACCTGTAAAACCAGGTACGGCGTATGCGCCAAGTGCTACGGCAGAAACTTAGCCACCGGCGCTCCCGTGGAAATCGGTGAGGCTGTGGGCATTATTGCAGCTCAATCCATCGGTGAGCCTGGCACTCAGCTGACTATGCGTACTTTCCATACCGGGGGCGTGGCCGGTGATGACATTACCCAGGGTTTGCCTAGGGTAGAGGAACTCTTTGAAGCCAGAAAGCCAAAAGGCCAGGCAATTATTGCCGAAGTTGACGGCGAAGTGCAGATCACTGAAAATAAAGGCCGCCGGGAAGTGGTGATCATTACCGATGACGGAGAACGCCATGAATATCAGATTCCCTACGGTTCAAGGCTTAAAGTTCAGTCGGGTTCCCGGGTTGAAGCAGGCGATGAGCTGACTGAAGGCTCTGTAAACCCCCACGATCTGCTTAAAGTCAAAGGAGTGCGCGGTGTACAGGTTTACCTTCTGCGGGAGGTGCAAAGGGTCTACCGTCTGCAGGGTGTTGACATCAACGACAAACATATTGAGGTTATGGTACGGCAAATGCTGAGGAAGGTTAAGGTGGAAGAACCCGGCGACACCATGCTTCTCCCGGGCGGGGTAATAGACATGTTTGAATTTGAGGAAGAGAACAAAAGGGTTATGGAACTGGGCGGCGAGCCTGCCATAGCCAAACCGGTTCTGCTGGGTATTACGAAGGCTTCCCTTGCTACCGATTCATTCTTATCGGCTGCTTCATTCCAGGAGACTACAAGGGTCTTGACGGAAGCCGCAATTAAGGGTAAGGTAGATCCCTTAATGGGTCTGAAGGAAAACGTGATTATCGGTAAGCTTATTCCCGCTGGTACCGGTATGTCCAGGTACAGAAATATTAAAGTCAACGCTGCCTCAGCAGCGGAGGCCTCAGCGGGTGAAGCATGAATAATCTTGACACCTGGGCTTGAAAATGGTATCATGTACGAGTGTGTATTCTCAAAGGGGGTTCTGAAGTAATGCCGTATGAAAGGCTAAAAAAAGCTGCCAAGAAAACTATCGGCACAAAACAGACTACCAAAGCAGTACAAAAAGGTACAGCACTGGTGGTATATGTAGCAAAAGATGCTGAACCCCGTGTGGTTAACCCCTTATTGAGGCTTTGTGCCGAAAAAGGGATCGAAGTTGTAACTGTAGATTCCATGTTGGAGTTAGGCAAAGCCTGCGGAATTGAAGTGGGTTCTGCCTCGGCTGCCATTGTTTCTGAGTAACTCATTTGACAGATTTGTGGTTGGTGACAGGGTATCTTTGTCACCAACCACTGCCACTTTTACTGCTAGGGGAAGGAGGTGGAGTCCATGCCGACAATTCATCAACTGGTTAGAAAAGGTAGAGAGCAGGTGGAGAAAAAGTCAACTGCCCCTGCCTTGAAAGAGTCACCGCAAAAAAGAGGGGTTTGCACAAGGGTATATACCACCACACCTAAGAAGCCTAATTCGGCGCTGCGTAAAGTTGCCCGTGTGAGGCTGACCAACGGTATCGAAGTAACTGCTTATATCCCCGGTATCGGTCACAACCTGCAGGAACACTCAGTAGTGCTGGTTCGTGGCGGCAGGGTGAAGGATTTGCCGGGTGTCAGATATCACATCGTTCGTGGAACTCTGGATACAGCCGGAGTGCAAAAGAGAAATCAAGGCCGTTCCAAATACGGTGCTAAAAGACCGAAGAAATAAGATGGATGTAATATGAATGGGTTGATGGTTTTTAGTTGCCGGTTGATAGCTATCTGGTATTGCTAATTGGTTTTTGTCATGCACGACAGCTGATACTACCAACAACTAACCACCAACAGCCAACAACTAACAACTAAGAACTATGTAAAGGGGGGAAACAAATGCCGAGACGAGGCAATGTACCCAAACGGGATGTACTGCCGGACCCGATTTATGGCAGTAAAGTGCTGACCAAGTTTATCAACCAGATTATGCTGGATGGGAAAAAAGGTATTGCAGAATCTATCTGCTACGGAGCTTTAGATATTATCAAGGAGAAGACAGGCAGAGATCCTCTGGAAGTTTTTGAACAAGCGTTAAAAAACGTGATGCCTGTGCTCGAGGTTAAAGCTCGCCGTGTGGGTGGTGCTAACTACCAGGTGCCCGTTGAAGTCAGACCGGAACGCCGCCAAACCTTGGCTATACGCTGGCTTGTAAATTATGCCCGCCAGCGCAGCGGTAGGAGTATGCAGGAAAAACTGGCCAATGAATTGATGGATGCGGCTAATAATACTGGGGGCGCCGTTAAAAAACGGGAAGACACGCATAAGATGGCGGAAGCCAACAAAGCCTTTGCTCATTACAGATGGTAAAAATTATGCTGGACAGGGCCGGGTTTGCCCTGTAGGGCAGACCAGTTGAAGCAGAAAGGAGGATAATAGTGGCGAGGCAATTTCCGTTGGAAAAGACAAGAAACATAGGTATCATGGCCCATATTGATGCAGGTAAAACGACCACTACCGAACGTATTCTCTTCTATACCGGTAGGGTTCATAAGATTGGCGAAGTGCATGATGGTGCCGCGACGATGGACTGGATGGTGCAAGAACAGGAAAGAGGTATTACTATTACTTCCGCTGCAACGACCTGTCAATGGAGAAACCATCGTATCAACATTATTGATACGCCAGGCCACGTGGACTTTACCGTTGAAGTTGAACGTTCCTTGCGCGTTCTTGACGGTGCAGTAGCAGTTTTCTGCTCTGTCGGTGGAGTGGAACCTCAGTCGGAAACAGTCTGGCGGCAAGCTGATAAGTACGGGGTACCGCGAATAGCCTATATTAACAAGATGGACCGTGTCGGTGCCGACTTCTTCCGGGGAGTTAACATGATCAAGGAAAGGTTGGGTGCCAATCCGGTT
This region of Zhaonella formicivorans genomic DNA includes:
- a CDS encoding ribosomal L7Ae/L30e/S12e/Gadd45 family protein; the encoded protein is MPYERLKKAAKKTIGTKQTTKAVQKGTALVVYVAKDAEPRVVNPLLRLCAEKGIEVVTVDSMLELGKACGIEVGSASAAIVSE
- the rpsG gene encoding 30S ribosomal protein S7, whose product is MPRRGNVPKRDVLPDPIYGSKVLTKFINQIMLDGKKGIAESICYGALDIIKEKTGRDPLEVFEQALKNVMPVLEVKARRVGGANYQVPVEVRPERRQTLAIRWLVNYARQRSGRSMQEKLANELMDAANNTGGAVKKREDTHKMAEANKAFAHYRW
- the rpoC gene encoding DNA-directed RNA polymerase subunit beta': MLDVNNFDRMRIGLASPEQIRAWSSGEVKKPETINYRTLKPERDGLFCERIFGPTRDWECHCGKYKRVRYKGIVCDRCGVEVTRSKVRRERLGHIELAAPVSHIWYFKGIPSRMGLLLDISPRSLEKVLYFVSYIVTDPGDTPLMKKQLLTETEYREYRDKYGNKFQAGMGAEAIKKLLEEMDLDELAQELRAELRESSGQRKVRAIRRLEVVEAFKNSGNRPEWMILDVIPVIPPELRPMVQLDGGRFATSDLNDLYRRVINRNNRLKRLLDLGAPDIIVRNEKRMLQEAVDALIDNGRRGRPVTGPGNRPLKSLSDMLKGKQGRFRQNLLGKRVDYSGRSVIVVGPELKMHQCGLPKEMALELFKPFVMKRLVDEGYAHNIKSAKRMVERVRNEVWDVLEEVIKEHPVLLNRAPTLHRLGIQAFEPVLVEGRALQIHPLVCTAYNADFDGDQMAVHVPLSAEAQAEARLLMLSSYNILNPKDGRPVASPTQDMVLGSYYLTIVKKGAKGEGKVFKDYNEAYLAYTSGAVDLHATIKVREKGEYLETTVGRLIFNKEVPIPEELGFYNQEIGKKQLGEIVARCYQKLGNAATARLLDGIKKLGFHYSTKAGITIGVTDIQVPEAKKTILEETENQVEKIEQQYRRGLITEEERYQKVTGLWSQATDEITKALMNTLDKFNPVFMMANSGARGNVQQIRQLAGMRGLMADPSGRIIDLPIKANFREGLTVLEYFISTHGARKGLADTALRTADSGYLTRRLVDVAQDVIVREEDCGTTNGIVVEEIKEGNEIIEKLEERLAGRYALEDIVDPQTGEVIVAKDTEISDDKAKQIVSAGIKQVKIRSVTTCKTRYGVCAKCYGRNLATGAPVEIGEAVGIIAAQSIGEPGTQLTMRTFHTGGVAGDDITQGLPRVEELFEARKPKGQAIIAEVDGEVQITENKGRREVVIITDDGERHEYQIPYGSRLKVQSGSRVEAGDELTEGSVNPHDLLKVKGVRGVQVYLLREVQRVYRLQGVDINDKHIEVMVRQMLRKVKVEEPGDTMLLPGGVIDMFEFEEENKRVMELGGEPAIAKPVLLGITKASLATDSFLSAASFQETTRVLTEAAIKGKVDPLMGLKENVIIGKLIPAGTGMSRYRNIKVNAASAAEASAGEA
- the rpsL gene encoding 30S ribosomal protein S12, with translation MPTIHQLVRKGREQVEKKSTAPALKESPQKRGVCTRVYTTTPKKPNSALRKVARVRLTNGIEVTAYIPGIGHNLQEHSVVLVRGGRVKDLPGVRYHIVRGTLDTAGVQKRNQGRSKYGAKRPKK